One Helianthus annuus cultivar XRQ/B chromosome 7, HanXRQr2.0-SUNRISE, whole genome shotgun sequence genomic region harbors:
- the LOC110866327 gene encoding uncharacterized protein LOC110866327, whose amino-acid sequence MEPFNNPNNPNNPTQPNVFSVPAYYPMVEPNQFSQYSSNAFASFQHSPNQFAQFSQNQAIQQMMLRGAYNFPPNPTPPVQPQPIPMQPFQQPEPDDDVEVVPETQPAKGKGKRNKGKQVVGDQSSKPKSTKWTPIEEEALAKAFIATSNNKTKGNNQTGDGFWFKVLAKFLELMDQGPYRDIDSVSSKWRKLNSAVNRFCEEYNKIYTSGCRSGMSDDDVFKKALDNYKSNNANTNFAHVRTWEIMKKEPKWSRQIKEGAGHRAETNQRRSGPRGKKRKSWARRWKNLWKT is encoded by the exons ATGGAACCCTTCAACAACCCGAACAATCCCAACAACCCGACCCAACCTAATGTTTTCTCGGTTCCGGCATATTATCCGATGGtagaaccgaaccaattctcgCAATATTCATCAAATGCGTTTGCATCATTCCAACACTCGCCAAACCAATTCGCTCAATTCTCTCAAAATCAAGCCATTCAACAAATGATGTTGCGGGGTGCTTATAATTTCCCACCGAACCCGACACCACCCGTTCAACCCCAACCGATCCCGATGCAACCCTTTCAACAACCCGAACCCGACGACGATGTGGAGGTTGTTCCCGAAACCCAACCGGCTAAAGGAAAAGGAAAACGAAACAAAGGCAAGCAAGTGGTTGGTGATCAATCGTCCAAACCGAAGTCGACTAAGTGGACGCCAATCGAAGAAGAAGCCTTAGCCAAGGCTTTTATAGCCACGTCTAACAACAAGACAAAAG GTAATAACCAAACGGGTGACGGGTTTTGGTTCAAGGTTTTGGCAAAGTTCCTCGAACTTATGGACCAAGGCCCGTATCGTGATATCGACTCGGTGTCGTCAAAGTGGCGGAAATTGAACTCGGCCGTCAATAGGTTTTGCGaggaatataataaaatatatacaagTGGGTGTCGTAGCGGCATGAGCGACGACGATGTTTTCAAAAAAGCGTTGGACAACTATAAGTCGAACAATGCTAATACCAACTTTGCTCACGTTCGCACATGGGAAATTATGAAAAAGGAACCGAAATGGTCGAGACAAATCAAAGAAGGAGCGGGCCACCGGGCCGAGACAAATCAAAGAAGGAGCGGGCCAaggggaaagaaaaggaaaagttgGGCCCGAAGATGGAAGAATTTATGGAAAACTTAA
- the LOC110868076 gene encoding two-on-two hemoglobin-3 isoform X1 codes for MQTLQQKASEWSGVKQEDAFAIDQVNLFDKLGLQPFINLSTDFYTRVYDDQEEWFRSIFADSKKEDAIQNQYEFFVQRMGGPPLYSQRKGHPALIGRHRPFPVTHKAAERWLHHMQQALDNATDIDQESKTRMLNFFSVFGCVCRHTAYFLVAGNDLKNESQGPPPCKHGNNEPAAD; via the exons ATGCAGACTCTGCAACAGAAAGCTTCCGAATGGAGCGGCGTTAAGCAGGAAGACGCCTTTGCTATTGACCAAGTTAATCTTTTTGACAAATTAGGGCTCCAACCTTTCATCAATCTATCTACTGATTTTTACACAAG ggtttatgaTGATCAAGAAGAGTGGTTTAGGTCTATTTTTGCCGATTCGAAGAAGGAAGATGCAATTCAGAATCAATATGAGTTTTTTGTGCAAAGAATGGGAGGGCCTCCTTTGTACTCCCAAAGGAAAG GTCACCCTGCTTTGATAGGCCGCCACCGCCCTTTTCCAGTGACTCATAAGGCGGCAGAGAGGTGGCTACACCACATGCAACAAGCGTTAGATAACGCCACTGACATTGATCAAGAATCAAAAACCAGAATGCTAAATTTCTTTAG TGTTTTTGGATGTGTTTGTAGGCATACTGCATACTTTTTGGTGGCTGGAAATGATCTAAAAAATGAAAGCCAAGGACCTCCACCTTGTAAGCATGGAAATAACGAACCAGCTGcagattaa
- the LOC110868076 gene encoding two-on-two hemoglobin-3 isoform X2: protein MQTLQQKASEWSGVKQEDAFAIDQVNLFDKLGLQPFINLSTDFYTRVYDDQEEWFRSIFADSKKEDAIQNQYEFFVQRMGGPPLYSQRKGHPALIGRHRPFPVTHKAAERWLHHMQQALDNATDIDQESKTRMLNFFRHTAYFLVAGNDLKNESQGPPPCKHGNNEPAAD from the exons ATGCAGACTCTGCAACAGAAAGCTTCCGAATGGAGCGGCGTTAAGCAGGAAGACGCCTTTGCTATTGACCAAGTTAATCTTTTTGACAAATTAGGGCTCCAACCTTTCATCAATCTATCTACTGATTTTTACACAAG ggtttatgaTGATCAAGAAGAGTGGTTTAGGTCTATTTTTGCCGATTCGAAGAAGGAAGATGCAATTCAGAATCAATATGAGTTTTTTGTGCAAAGAATGGGAGGGCCTCCTTTGTACTCCCAAAGGAAAG GTCACCCTGCTTTGATAGGCCGCCACCGCCCTTTTCCAGTGACTCATAAGGCGGCAGAGAGGTGGCTACACCACATGCAACAAGCGTTAGATAACGCCACTGACATTGATCAAGAATCAAAAACCAGAATGCTAAATTTCTTTAG GCATACTGCATACTTTTTGGTGGCTGGAAATGATCTAAAAAATGAAAGCCAAGGACCTCCACCTTGTAAGCATGGAAATAACGAACCAGCTGcagattaa